The DNA region TTATTTTTTATCTATTTTTGCAATATATTTGCAAAAATTAAGCCATATACATGCCACCATTGATATGAAGTGTTTGTCCTGTGATATATCTTGCATCTTCTGAAGCTAAGAAAGTTACAGTAGCAGCTATATCTTTAGGAGTTCCCATTTGACCGGATGGTATTTTAGTAGCAATAAATGATTTTTGCTCATCTGTTAGCTTATCAGTCATATCTGTTACGATAAAACCTGGAGCTACAACATTGACAGTTATATTTCTACTAGCAACTTCATAAGCTAGTGATTTTGAAAAACCAATTACACCAGCTTTAGCTGCACAGTAGTTTGTTTGTCCTGGATTACCTGCTGAGGCAACCACAGAACCTATAGAGATAATTCTTCCCCATCTTTTTTTCATCATTCCTCGTATACACTCTTTTGTCATACGGAAAATAGAGCTAAGATTAGTGTTTATAACAGCATTCCATTCATCTTCAGACATTCTCATCATTAGATTATCACGAGTAATACCAGCATTATTTACTAATACATCTATGGTTAGATTTTCTGTTTTAACTTGAGCAAAAAGGTTTTTGATGCTATCAGCATCAGAAATATTTAGTACCATACCTTTAGCGTTGTAACCTTTTTCTGTCATAGACTCTTCAAACTTTTCTGCAGATGCTTGAGTTGTTGCTGTTCCTATGACAGTAGCACCTTTACTTGCTAATGTATTGGCAACTTCAAAACCAATTCCACGACTTGCGCCTGTTACTAATACAACTTTTTCATTTAAAGACATTTATATCTCCTATTTAATGTTTTCTAAACTGTCTACTGTGTTTGTATCTTTGATAGTCAATGATTTATCTATTCTCTTTATAAGTCCGCACAGTAGCTTATTTGGACCACATTCGATAACTTCAGAAACTCCAAGATTAACGAGCTCTTTTATTGAGTGAGTCCATAATACTGGCTTATATAATTGCTTAATAACCGCTGATTTTATTTCTGATGGGTTATTATGTGATTTTGCATCAAAATTTTGTACAACAGCCGTAGAAGGTTCTTTAAATTCTACTTTGTTTAATTCAGCTTCAAATTTATCAGCAGCATTTTTCATTAATGAGCAATGAGAAGGAACACTAACTGCTAAAATTTGAGCACGTTTAGCACCTTTTTCTTTAGCTATCAAATTGGCTTTTTCTACTGCAGTTTTCTCTCCTGAAATAACCACTTGACCAGTTGAGTTAAAGTTGGCGGCTTCAACCACACCTATATCAGAAGCTTCTTGGCATGCCTGAACTACATCATCATTTGAAAGACCTAATATAGCACTCATTGCACAGTCTTTGTTGGTTACAGCACTCTGCATTAGCTTACCTCTTGTAGATACAAGCTGCAAGGCATCTTTATATGAGATACACCCAGCAGCTAGAAGGGCTGTGTATTCACCTAAACTATGTCCTGCAAAGTACTCTATATTAAGACTAGGCTTTTGCTCTTTTAAAATTTTAAATATAGCGTAACTTGTAGCAAGAAGGGCAGGCTGAGTAAACTCTGTCTTATTTAAAGTGTCCTGATCGTTTTGGATTATGTTCCATATATTGTAGCCAAGATATTGTTTTGCTTCATTCATAGCGTTTCTAAAAGTTTCAAATTTATCATAGTAATCCTGAAGCATTCCTAGCTTCTGTGAACCTTGACCTGGAAAAACTATAGCTATTTTTGACATAATGAAATCTCCTTATTAAACAAAAGTTATTAGATGCTAGCTAGGTTATATCTTTGCGATAAACCCACCCCAGACAAATCCAGCACCAAATGCTTCAGAAATTATTGTATCTCCGGGTTTAATTTGATTATTTTTTATAGCATGATCTAAAGCTAAAGGTATAGACGCTGCTGAAGTATTACCATGGTCTTGTAATGTGGTAACAACCTTAGACATTGGCATATTGATTTTTTTTGCTGTTGAATTCAATATTCTATAATTTGCTTGATGTGGAACTAGCCAATCAATATCATTAGATTCTATACCAGCTTCTTTTATTAATTCATTAGCTAGAGAAGATAGTCTAGAAACGGCAAATTTAAAAACTTTATTGCCTTCCATAATTAGATATGGGTCAATATCAATGTTTTGACCTCTAGAACTTGGAAGATTATTTGGAACATTGAGCATATCCAAGCAGGAGCCATCTGTAAATAATGAAGATGATAGGATTTTCTTTTCTTGGCTTGATGAAAGAACTACAGCTCCAGCTCCATCGCCGAAAAGTACGCAAGTAGAACGGTCATTCCAATCTAAAACACGTGTCATCTTTTCTGCACCAATTACTAATATGTTTTTTGAGCTAGAGCTTTCTATATATTGTTTTGCAATGTCAAGAGCATAAACAAACCCACTACAAGCTGCAGAAACATCAAAACAACGAATCTTAAAATTTGTTATTTTTAGATTCTGTTGAACAATAGATGCTGTAGATGGCATTATAAAATCAGCAGTACTTGTGGCAACTATTATGGTATCAATTTCATTAGCGTCTAAGTTGGCTGCCTCAAGAGCTTTTTTTGCCGCTTCAGTAGCCATATAGCTAGTTGTTTCTTTTTCATTTGCGCAGTGGCGCTTCTCTATTCCAACTCTTTGCTTTATCCATTCATCTGAAGTATCTACAAATTTACTTATATCCTCATTAGTTAAGATTTTTTCAGGTAAATAGCTTCCTGTACCTAGTATTTGTGAAAACATTATATAGTTATACCTACTTTAGTTAGATTGATAACAAAAAAAATATCTCAAGCCAATTTTAAAACGACTTGGGATTTAAAAATTATTGTATCATGAAAAAAAAGATTAAAGAACTTTTTCTAAGGATTCTTGAATTGTTTTAGGGATGTTATATTTGATTTCTTTGATTGCTTCATAAATTGCTGTTTCAAAAGCATTTGCACTTGCACTGCCATGGCTTTTCACAACAATACCTGTTAATCCTAATAGTGAAGCTCCATTAAAACTATCTAGATTCATGCCAGTTTTCATTTTTTTAAATAGTGGTAATGCCATTATTACTGGAACTTTCATTAGCCAAGAAGTTTCTCTTATTGACTTTTTAATTAGTGATTCAATAAGTCTTAAGCTACCTTCCATAGTTTTTAGAGATACATTACCAACGAAACCATCACAAACAATAACATCTGTGGAGTCGTCAAAAATATATTTACCTTCAATGTAACCTTGGTAGTTAATGAAGTCACAGTTTTGTAATAGTTTTGCAGCATTTTTGATATTGTCTAAACCTTTCATTTCTTCTTCACCAATATTAAGTAGTGAAACTTTAGGTTCAGTAACTCCTTTTGAGCTGGCTGCTAATATTGACCCCATTATTGCAAATTGGAAAAGTTGCTCTGACGAACAAACAACATTAGCACCAAGGTCAAGCATATAAGTTTTACTTAATTGTCTAGTTTCTCTATTATATGCAGGTAAAGCATATACAATAGCAGGGCGATCAACACCATTTACAGTTTTTAAAACAAATTTTGATGTAGCCATTAAAGCACCAGTATTTCCAGCACTAACACAAGCATCAACTGTATCATCTTTGACAAGGTTTATAGCTACACGCATTGATGAATCTTTCTTTTTTCTAACCGCGATAGACGGAGACTCGCCCATAGCAACAGTCTCGCTAGCGTGATGAATAGCCACTCTTTGCAGAACTGGCAGTTTTATTCTTTTTACCTTTGAGTATCTGTCTAAAGCTCTTTTAATTTTGTGATGATCACCAACAAGTACAATTTGTAGGTTAGAATCTTTCTTTACTGCTTCAAGAGCTGCAGGGATTGTGGTATTTAAACCATTGTCACCACCCATAGCATCTATAGATATTTTATAACTCATGATAAGTAAAATTTCCTATATAGATAGTTAGTCTTGCTTATTAAAATATTAAATCTAATAAACGGATTATGAAGTAATTTGTGAAATATTAGTCTTCTGATTTTGTATCTACAACTTTTTTGCCTTTATAGAAGCCATTAGGTGACACGTGATGTCTTAAGTGTAACTCGCCTGTTGATTTGTCAGTAGATAAAGTAGAAGCTGTTAAAGAATCGTGAGATCTTCTCATGTCTCTTCTTGATCTGCTTTTTTTAACCTGTTGTACAGCCATTTTAGATAACCTCTTATTTTGTATTTATTTTTATTGAAAAACTACGTTTTAAAGTTTTTAGGAACCTCAAAAGGATTCTTTTTTTCTTTTGTAACATTTTCTTGTCCGCTATAGTATGGATCTTTTTTTACTTTTTTACAAGTGTTAGAATTTTTTTTGGCACTAAAGGTAGGTCCAAGATAATTTCTTCTTTGATAATGTCTCGTAAATCAATAGTTGAGTTTTCGCATATAAAAGGATCATTTAAGCTATCAGCAGCTAATCTGTCATCCTCGACGATTATTATGCTATTTGATACATTGAAATCATAATCAAAATGCTCCAAAGTATTTTGGCAAATAAGTTTTATTACTCCATGAATGGCATACTTAATACAAGCGTGTTTTTTCTCCTCAAAGAAAGAAAAGTTACACATGAATGTATGATGTTCATTATTTATTAGGTCGGAAACCTGTCCAATATCATCAATTATTATTTTGTAGTTTTCTAATTCTCTTTTTTGTTTAGCGTATATAAAAAAATAATTTATTATTATAGAAACTACTTTTCATTTTTATAGATTATAAGCTTTGATTAGAAGATATTCTATCGTGATTTCTTGTTTTATGGAAGTCTCTGCTGTATTATCGTAATAACTTATGTTTTTGTATTTTAATAATCACGAATAAAAGGTCAAACAATAATGTCTTTATCTATTTCTCAAGAAATTTCAAACGCTATAAGATTTTTGTCTATTGATGCAACTTTAAAAGCTAAGTCAGGACACCCTGGTATGCCTATGGGTATGGCTGATATTGCTACGGTTCTATGGACAAAATTCCTTAAACATAATCCCAAAAACCCAAATTGG from Francisella halioticida includes:
- the rpmF gene encoding 50S ribosomal protein L32; translated protein: MAVQQVKKSRSRRDMRRSHDSLTASTLSTDKSTGELHLRHHVSPNGFYKGKKVVDTKSED
- the plsX gene encoding phosphate acyltransferase PlsX, translating into MSYKISIDAMGGDNGLNTTIPAALEAVKKDSNLQIVLVGDHHKIKRALDRYSKVKRIKLPVLQRVAIHHASETVAMGESPSIAVRKKKDSSMRVAINLVKDDTVDACVSAGNTGALMATSKFVLKTVNGVDRPAIVYALPAYNRETRQLSKTYMLDLGANVVCSSEQLFQFAIMGSILAASSKGVTEPKVSLLNIGEEEMKGLDNIKNAAKLLQNCDFINYQGYIEGKYIFDDSTDVIVCDGFVGNVSLKTMEGSLRLIESLIKKSIRETSWLMKVPVIMALPLFKKMKTGMNLDSFNGASLLGLTGIVVKSHGSASANAFETAIYEAIKEIKYNIPKTIQESLEKVL
- a CDS encoding beta-ketoacyl-ACP synthase III, whose translation is MFSQILGTGSYLPEKILTNEDISKFVDTSDEWIKQRVGIEKRHCANEKETTSYMATEAAKKALEAANLDANEIDTIIVATSTADFIMPSTASIVQQNLKITNFKIRCFDVSAACSGFVYALDIAKQYIESSSSKNILVIGAEKMTRVLDWNDRSTCVLFGDGAGAVVLSSSQEKKILSSSLFTDGSCLDMLNVPNNLPSSRGQNIDIDPYLIMEGNKVFKFAVSRLSSLANELIKEAGIESNDIDWLVPHQANYRILNSTAKKINMPMSKVVTTLQDHGNTSAASIPLALDHAIKNNQIKPGDTIISEAFGAGFVWGGFIAKI
- the fabG gene encoding 3-oxoacyl-ACP reductase FabG → MSLNEKVVLVTGASRGIGFEVANTLASKGATVIGTATTQASAEKFEESMTEKGYNAKGMVLNISDADSIKNLFAQVKTENLTIDVLVNNAGITRDNLMMRMSEDEWNAVINTNLSSIFRMTKECIRGMMKKRWGRIISIGSVVASAGNPGQTNYCAAKAGVIGFSKSLAYEVASRNITVNVVAPGFIVTDMTDKLTDEQKSFIATKIPSGQMGTPKDIAATVTFLASEDARYITGQTLHINGGMYMA
- the fabD gene encoding ACP S-malonyltransferase; the protein is MSKIAIVFPGQGSQKLGMLQDYYDKFETFRNAMNEAKQYLGYNIWNIIQNDQDTLNKTEFTQPALLATSYAIFKILKEQKPSLNIEYFAGHSLGEYTALLAAGCISYKDALQLVSTRGKLMQSAVTNKDCAMSAILGLSNDDVVQACQEASDIGVVEAANFNSTGQVVISGEKTAVEKANLIAKEKGAKRAQILAVSVPSHCSLMKNAADKFEAELNKVEFKEPSTAVVQNFDAKSHNNPSEIKSAVIKQLYKPVLWTHSIKELVNLGVSEVIECGPNKLLCGLIKRIDKSLTIKDTNTVDSLENIK